Within Sorangiineae bacterium MSr11367, the genomic segment TTCCAGGTCACGAACGAGAGGACGGCACCCGGAGGGTAGTGCGCATGCCCGGCGCGCCCGGCTTTCACCGCGGCATCATTGCCAAAGAGCATCGACATCGTATTCGGCGTTCGCTCGACGAAGGCGGCCATCACCTTCCAATCGCGTGAATCGAATTGCGTGCTCTCCGTCAACGACCCGAGCACGTTCCGCGTATCCGAGCGCGCCGGTTTGATGAAGGGCTGCGGCTTCGCCGAAAGGTCGATCGCGTTGGTGAACACGAAATCGTAGTCGTGCATGGGCGCGTGGCAATTCACGCACTCCATCGTAAACGACGGATCTTTGTCCCCCGGCTCCAACTGCAAGCCCTTCCAGCGGGCGTAGCCCCAACCCTGGGTCGATGCGTACTTCTTGCTGTCCTTGATCATGAAGGCGACTTGCTTGAACTCGCCCGTGCGCGTCGTGCCATGCGCATCCGTCAAGGCTTCGAACTGCATCTTGGCCAGAACCGCGCCGTCCGGCCAAGGGTTGGTCTGGCGATCGCGCACCGCCTTCACGGCCACATCGTTGCCCGTGATCACCTTCATGGCGCCCTGATCGGGGCGGTCCGTGATGCTGATCGGGGCCCAATCCTTGTATTCCGGCATGAACACGAGGTCGTTGGCCGAAGGCCGCACGTCCTTCGCGGAGCCGATGGCGTGCGTCCATGCCACGTATTGCACGTCCCCGGTCGCCGTCTTTTCGGCATTGGGCACGGGTTTGGGGATCAGCGTGGCCAGGTAATTCTTCAAGACCGCAATGTCATTGGCCGTCAGCTTCGCCGATGGATGCAGGGCCGTGTACTTCGCCGGAGGCATCGTCTCGAACGTAGCCTGGTTCAATCCTTCGAAGAGTTTCGCTTTTCTCTGATCCATCGAAAGTTGTTCCCAGTACGAAAAATTAAGAACCGAGCGTGCGCTTTTGACGTCGGCCGCGACCAGCCAGATGGCGGGCGAGATCTGGTCGAACCAGGTCAAACGCGTCTCGTTGGAGTGGCAATCGTAACAAGCGCGGCGCAAGATCTCTTCGACGTGATCCGGCGCCGTGAGATCCCCCGTCACGGGAGGGTTGTCCAATGCAGGCCGCACGAATTGCAATCCGACGGCAGCCAACGCGCCCACGGCGAGCGCGGCGTGCCACTTCTTGGTGATGAACGAGAGCATCAGTACCTATCGGCGTCGATCAAGGGCGATTCTTTCGGACATGTCTCTTGGCTCCTCCCACCGGCGGTCGGCGAAGCCTCGGCTTGCCCTCACTGCGAAAGTACACGACGGGTTCGTTGGAAATGGCCGGATGCGGATCGATGGCTTCCAGCTCGACGAGCCATCGGGGGCGCTCCGTCTCGTTCGAGACGTCGCTCATCCCTCGTGCACCGTTCCGAAAATAGATGATGGCTTCCCGAGATACGGGAGTACGAGCCTTCGACTGCATGTGTTCATCTCCTAGCGAGTGAAAGGTTCGGGAAAACGGAATTGAAGCCAATGGCGTCCGGCAAGCGGCTCTCGATGCACACGAGCGCACTCTCGAGCGTGTAGTCGCCGGATGAAAGAATCGCGTCGGGAAAGGCAGCGCGAAAGCGCCTGGCGGTATCCAAGTCGGGAATTGGTCGCACGATGTGCACGTAGGCGATCTCTTGATCGCTCAAGGCGCCGAGGACCGCGGTGAAGAGCTCCGAAGGATCGTCGCCGCACCTTCCGTAGGGCGACAATCGAACGCCGACGCGCGTGCTGCTCCACACTTCGGTCAAGGCCTCGATGACCTCGGAGAGGAAGTGAATGCGATTGTCGATGCTGCCCCCGTAACGGTCGGGGCGTTTGTTCCGACAGTCGCGCAGGAACTGGTCCGGCAAACTGCCGCTCGTGGCGTCGAGCTCGATACCGTCGAATCCGGCCAAGCGCGCCCTTTGGGCCGAGGCCGCGTATTCGGCAATGACGGCATCGATGCCGCGTGCGTCCACCGTCGTTGCAAACGAGGAATCCGCACCGGCCGGATGGGTGAGGTGGGATACGATGAGCCCGCCCTGTTCGTGCACATTGTCGGTGGTTTGTCGCCATGTTTCGATTGCTTCGCAGGTTGCGATGGGTTCACTGACGATGAGTCCGCCCAAGCTGCTGACAGCGGCGTAATCGCTCGGCGAAAGCACCACCACCCGATGTGCGAGGTGGAGGTCACCCATGTTCAAGCTCGAAAACAGCTTCGACATGTCCGGCAGAACCCCTCGACCAACATCATGGGATACCGGTTACCGTTCGCCCCGTTAATGCGCGTAAAATTAGCCCTTTACGCGGCGCGGTTTGCCCGACCAGTCACTTTGCTCCCGAGCCCGCCCGGAGGATTGCCGCAGCGCGTATCAAATCCTGCGTATCAAATCCCTCGGTAAATCGGCCGTATACGGCGGAGAGCTGGTCGAAGGCTTCGGTGTGTCGGTTTCGACGTTTCCAGAACTCCGCAAGTGTGGTTGCCGTTCGCAGCTCCCAGGCCAATGCGTGCTGGCGCCGTGCCACATCGAGCGACTGCAGGAGAAGGGCCTCGGCCCGCGCATCGGATTCGTGATCGCCCCGTGCGAGAAGCCGGATCGCGCGAATGCGCAGCAGCTCGGGCGTCGACCATCGTTCGTAATCGTGCTCACCGCGCGTAAGGGCAGCTTCCGTCGCGAACCGCGCATCGATCGTGGCGACCATCTCCGAGAGGAAGGCCCCCGCTTTCGGCTCGTGGTGTGTATCGAAGGTGCCGTCCAAGACGGTTTGGTAGGTTTCGCCAAAGAGGTACGACAAGACGAGGGAGTGCTCCAACGACGAGGTGAGAAGCGTCTCCATGAGCTCTTTCACCGCCGCAGTTTTTCCTGTCCAAAACGCAACGGGAAGCACGCCGACGGTGAGGATGTAACACAATGGAAGTGGCTGCCCGATGGTGCGCGCGAGCGCGAGGCCGTCGCGCGCGCACTCCCACGCCTGCGTCGGATAGCCTTGCAGCCAGAGAATTCGCGAAAGTGTCGGCCGAATGGCCACGCGGGAATCGAATTGGACGCCTCGCTGGCGCCCCCTGCGTGCGGGGCTCACCGCGTCGGCGAGCACGCGTTCCGCCGGAATTCGCGCAGCCGTCAGATTGCCCATCCCCTGGAGCGCGAGGCAGGCCATTCGCCGGGACGTGAGGGTGACCCCCGGAGAATCGACGGCTGCCGCCAAGGATTCGTATTCCTGCGCAACCGCCAAGGATTCCGAGTAGTCGCCATGGTGGCTGAACGCCAGATGCAGTCCCCAGAGCGCGCGGAGCTGCGCATCGACGAGGCCTGCGCGCCGAGCCACTTCGAGCGACGTTCGAAACGCGCCGACCACGGTGTCGATCGGCTCCGCGGTGTGCCACATCGCATGCCCGTGCACCTCCCAGAGACGGCTCGCCGTCGCCGGATCGGCAATGGGCGATTCGGGCAGTTGCGCGAAGATGGCTTTCAGGCGCTGCGCATATTCACCGAAAAGGGAAAAATTGTACCATTGCAACACGGAGTTGCCCATTAGCCGCAGGCCCAGCGTGCGATCGCCGGATTCGGAAAGGGCCCAATCGATGGCACTGCGAAGATCGTCAATCAGGTGGCGATGGCGCTCGGTCCACAATTGGCTATCCGTGGATTCGTAGTCGACCTCCGCCGCCCGCAGCGAAGCGAGGACATGGGTTGCATGACGGGACGAGATCTCGTCCCGTTCGCCACGGGCCAACTTGTCGGAGGCAAATGCCCGGGTGGTATCCAGCAACCGATATAGGGGCGTTTCGCCGCCGATATCGGCGGTAATCAGCGATTTGGCAAACAGGTTCGACAGGTAGGTCAACGCGGCCGAACGCGACCATTGGGAGCCCGCCACGGCGAGCGCGGCATCGGCGGTGAACGTGCCGCGGAAGATGGCGAGTTGCCGCAGCATCGACTGCTCCTGGGGCGGCAGCAGGTGGTAGCTCCAATCCAACGCGGCCACGAGCGTCTTGTGCCGCGGAAGTGCCGTTCGCCGGCCTTGCGTCAGCACACCGAAACGATCGTCGAGGCGCGCGGAAATCTCGCGCAGGCCAAGCTCGCCCACGCGCGCGGCCGCAAACTCGATGGCGAGGGGCATTCCATCGAGGCGATGGCAGATTGCTGCGACGGTGGCGGCATCGGCATCTTGCAACTCGAACCGATCGGAGGTGGCCTGCGCACGTTGAACGAAAAGGTCCACCGCGGGGTACGCGAGCGCGTCGGCGGCGCTCAATCCGTCGGTCACGGAAGGATGCGACAGGGAGGGGAGGCGGTGCGCCCATTCTCCAGTTGCACGCAGAACCTCGCGGCTGGTGGCGAGGATGCGAAGCTCGGGAAGCCGCGAAAGCAGCGATTCCACCAAGCTGGCCGCCGCGTCTACCACGTGCTCGCACGTATCGAGCAGAAGGAGCATCTGCTTTTTGCGCAAATGCGACAGAAGG encodes:
- a CDS encoding heme-binding domain-containing protein, with the protein product MLSFITKKWHAALAVGALAAVGLQFVRPALDNPPVTGDLTAPDHVEEILRRACYDCHSNETRLTWFDQISPAIWLVAADVKSARSVLNFSYWEQLSMDQRKAKLFEGLNQATFETMPPAKYTALHPSAKLTANDIAVLKNYLATLIPKPVPNAEKTATGDVQYVAWTHAIGSAKDVRPSANDLVFMPEYKDWAPISITDRPDQGAMKVITGNDVAVKAVRDRQTNPWPDGAVLAKMQFEALTDAHGTTRTGEFKQVAFMIKDSKKYASTQGWGYARWKGLQLEPGDKDPSFTMECVNCHAPMHDYDFVFTNAIDLSAKPQPFIKPARSDTRNVLGSLTESTQFDSRDWKVMAAFVERTPNTMSMLFGNDAAVKAGRAGHAHYPPGAVLSFVTWKSQEDDHWFGAYIPGGVQSVERVTFSTAGVNYDRFEGSAFEKRTADPATEMKRISYIADQRASVMP
- a CDS encoding helix-turn-helix transcriptional regulator, translating into MSAVGYAFGEFRFAPESRSLLLSDEPLRLGARGFDILRILVERAGTVVTTDELLTLVWPDVVVEETNLRVQIGALRKVLSRGEHGLRAIETVPRGYRFTLPVIRWADEAVELPSNEHMLHNLPALLATTVGRTETIELLAESLAEQRLVTIAGPGGVGKTTVAIAVARRCLRRFSDGICFVDFSSLSDPCLVTSALASALGIGVLSNEPFAGLLSHLRKKQMLLLLDTCEHVVDAAASLVESLLSRLPELRILATSREVLRATGEWAHRLPSLSHPSVTDGLSAADALAYPAVDLFVQRAQATSDRFELQDADAATVAAICHRLDGMPLAIEFAAARVGELGLREISARLDDRFGVLTQGRRTALPRHKTLVAALDWSYHLLPPQEQSMLRQLAIFRGTFTADAALAVAGSQWSRSAALTYLSNLFAKSLITADIGGETPLYRLLDTTRAFASDKLARGERDEISSRHATHVLASLRAAEVDYESTDSQLWTERHRHLIDDLRSAIDWALSESGDRTLGLRLMGNSVLQWYNFSLFGEYAQRLKAIFAQLPESPIADPATASRLWEVHGHAMWHTAEPIDTVVGAFRTSLEVARRAGLVDAQLRALWGLHLAFSHHGDYSESLAVAQEYESLAAAVDSPGVTLTSRRMACLALQGMGNLTAARIPAERVLADAVSPARRGRQRGVQFDSRVAIRPTLSRILWLQGYPTQAWECARDGLALARTIGQPLPLCYILTVGVLPVAFWTGKTAAVKELMETLLTSSLEHSLVLSYLFGETYQTVLDGTFDTHHEPKAGAFLSEMVATIDARFATEAALTRGEHDYERWSTPELLRIRAIRLLARGDHESDARAEALLLQSLDVARRQHALAWELRTATTLAEFWKRRNRHTEAFDQLSAVYGRFTEGFDTQDLIRAAAILRAGSGAK